In one window of Gossypium arboreum isolate Shixiya-1 chromosome 4, ASM2569848v2, whole genome shotgun sequence DNA:
- the LOC108459776 gene encoding gibberellin-regulated protein 14-like isoform X1 gives MAFNFRAMLFFMATLLLVSVRVQSSEEEEKIEIKKAKVPIPAPTPTPTPTSVPARSPTSAPPYKAPVPAPPPKGPTPQYKPPSSSAPPPKGPTPLYKPPSSLAPPPKAATPPYKPPAPAPSEAPTSPNKPPKTAAPPYKAPRTPTTPPWNPPSPPSPPVKKIKDCIPYCRRSCIFSSRTDLCVRRCMPCCNRCKCVPPGTYINRRCGKCP, from the exons ATGGCTTTCAATTTCAGAGCCATGCTGTTTTTTATGGCTACTCTTCTACTCGTTTCAGTTAGA gttCAATCCAGTGAGGAGGAAGAGAAGATTGAG ATAAAAAAGGCTAAAGTTCCAATACCAGCTCCAACTCCAACTCCAACTCCAACGTCGGTCCCAGCGAGGTCACCCACCTCTGCACCACCATACAAAGCTCCAGTTCCAGCACCACCACCCAAGGGTCCCACTCCTCAGTATAAGCCCCCAAGTTCTTCTGCACCACCACCCAAGGGTCCCACTCCTCTGTATAAGCCCCCAAGTTCTCTTGCTCCACCACCTAAGGCAGCCACTCCCCCTTATAAACCCCCAGCTCCTGCACCATCCGAGGCTCCTACTTCACCAAATAAGCCACCAAAAACTGCAGCACCACCTTATAAGGCACCCCGAACTCCCACTACACCACCATGGAATCCGCCAAGTCCACCGTCGCCACCTGTTAAGAAGATAAAGG ATTGCATCCCTTACTGTAGAAGAAGCTGCATATTTAGTTCAAGGACTGATCTTTGCGTGAGACGATGCATGCCATGTTGTAACAGATGCAAATGTGTTCCACCAGGGACATATATCAACAGAAGGTGTGGCAAATGCCCTTGA
- the LOC108459776 gene encoding gibberellin-regulated protein 14-like isoform X2, which yields MAFNFRAMLFFMATLLLVSVQSSEEEEKIEIKKAKVPIPAPTPTPTPTSVPARSPTSAPPYKAPVPAPPPKGPTPQYKPPSSSAPPPKGPTPLYKPPSSLAPPPKAATPPYKPPAPAPSEAPTSPNKPPKTAAPPYKAPRTPTTPPWNPPSPPSPPVKKIKDCIPYCRRSCIFSSRTDLCVRRCMPCCNRCKCVPPGTYINRRCGKCP from the exons ATGGCTTTCAATTTCAGAGCCATGCTGTTTTTTATGGCTACTCTTCTACTCGTTTCA gttCAATCCAGTGAGGAGGAAGAGAAGATTGAG ATAAAAAAGGCTAAAGTTCCAATACCAGCTCCAACTCCAACTCCAACTCCAACGTCGGTCCCAGCGAGGTCACCCACCTCTGCACCACCATACAAAGCTCCAGTTCCAGCACCACCACCCAAGGGTCCCACTCCTCAGTATAAGCCCCCAAGTTCTTCTGCACCACCACCCAAGGGTCCCACTCCTCTGTATAAGCCCCCAAGTTCTCTTGCTCCACCACCTAAGGCAGCCACTCCCCCTTATAAACCCCCAGCTCCTGCACCATCCGAGGCTCCTACTTCACCAAATAAGCCACCAAAAACTGCAGCACCACCTTATAAGGCACCCCGAACTCCCACTACACCACCATGGAATCCGCCAAGTCCACCGTCGCCACCTGTTAAGAAGATAAAGG ATTGCATCCCTTACTGTAGAAGAAGCTGCATATTTAGTTCAAGGACTGATCTTTGCGTGAGACGATGCATGCCATGTTGTAACAGATGCAAATGTGTTCCACCAGGGACATATATCAACAGAAGGTGTGGCAAATGCCCTTGA